A window of the Sulfurimonas sp. genome harbors these coding sequences:
- the lspA gene encoding signal peptidase II, which yields MDKVHVKLGGILFLTLIGIFIIDQNIKMLFVDGFRYYTECIDLILVYNRGVAFSMFAFLDEWLKYIQLVMVTGVLVYVLYLKKICYAIPVGLLLGGAFSNIYDRFVHGGVVDMVYWHCGFDFAVFNFADVMIDLAVIWLLILNFKTNLCKN from the coding sequence ATGGATAAGGTACATGTAAAACTAGGAGGGATTCTTTTTTTAACCCTTATTGGAATCTTTATAATAGATCAGAATATAAAAATGCTTTTTGTCGATGGTTTTAGGTACTACACAGAGTGCATCGATTTAATCCTTGTCTACAACAGGGGCGTGGCATTTTCTATGTTTGCATTTTTAGACGAGTGGCTAAAGTATATACAGCTTGTTATGGTTACTGGGGTGTTAGTTTATGTTTTGTATTTGAAAAAAATTTGTTATGCTATACCTGTAGGACTTCTTTTGGGCGGGGCATTTTCCAATATATATGATCGTTTTGTTCACGGCGGTGTTGTCGATATGGTTTATTGGCATTGCGGCTTTGATTTTGCAGTGTTTAATTTTGCCGATGTTATGATAGATTTAGCTGTTATCTGGCTTTTAATACTTAATTTTAAAACTAATTTATGCAAGAATTAA
- the glmM gene encoding phosphoglucosamine mutase, protein MKLFGTDGVRGEAGTFLNASLAMRVAMAAGIYFKKHSITNKILVGKDTRRSGYMIENAIVSGLTAIGYDVIQIGPMPTPAIAYITESMRCDAGIMISASHNSFEDNGIKFFDGHGDKLSSEVEAEIERIYRDEDIIIQAQARAKNIGKAKRIDDVIGRYIIALKNSFPRELSLSGMRIVLDTANGAAYKVGPTVLEELGADVVVLHNNPNGYNINEDCGALHTKDLCEHVLMFRADLGIALDGDADRLVVVDEKGEVVDGDQLIGALGAYINERGLLKGGGVVATVMSNQGLEDYLQGLGLELHRSAVGDKNVLEIMKRDGINFGGEQSGHVIMHDYAKTGDGLVSALQTLALILDKKEKASKALRPFELYPQKLENIKIAKKKPLEDIDGLTPLLKELDDKHIRHLVRYSGTENKLRILLEGQNSKELDKEMDKLIEFFKKALNG, encoded by the coding sequence ATGAAACTATTTGGAACTGACGGTGTAAGAGGCGAAGCCGGAACATTTTTAAATGCTTCTTTAGCAATGCGTGTAGCAATGGCTGCCGGAATATATTTTAAAAAACATTCAATAACAAACAAGATATTAGTCGGAAAAGATACAAGACGAAGCGGTTATATGATCGAAAATGCAATTGTGAGCGGTTTGACTGCAATTGGATATGATGTGATCCAAATAGGTCCAATGCCAACTCCTGCAATTGCATATATTACTGAGAGTATGCGCTGTGATGCAGGAATAATGATTAGTGCTTCACACAACTCTTTTGAAGATAACGGTATTAAATTTTTTGACGGTCATGGAGATAAACTTTCAAGCGAGGTTGAAGCAGAGATAGAGAGAATATACCGTGATGAAGATATTATTATACAAGCACAAGCCAGAGCAAAAAATATTGGTAAGGCTAAGAGGATAGATGATGTGATCGGTCGTTATATCATTGCCCTTAAAAATTCTTTTCCAAGAGAGTTGTCACTGAGCGGTATGCGTATAGTCCTTGATACGGCAAATGGAGCTGCATATAAAGTTGGACCTACTGTTTTAGAAGAGTTAGGTGCCGATGTAGTTGTTTTACATAATAATCCAAATGGATATAACATAAATGAAGACTGTGGGGCACTACATACAAAAGATCTATGTGAACATGTGTTAATGTTTCGTGCAGACCTTGGAATAGCACTTGATGGTGATGCTGATAGACTTGTAGTGGTAGATGAAAAAGGTGAGGTAGTAGATGGTGATCAGCTTATAGGTGCACTTGGAGCATATATAAATGAAAGAGGTCTTTTAAAAGGTGGCGGAGTTGTTGCTACGGTTATGAGTAATCAAGGTCTTGAGGACTATCTGCAAGGTTTAGGACTTGAACTGCACAGATCTGCTGTCGGGGATAAAAACGTTTTAGAGATTATGAAGCGTGATGGCATAAACTTTGGAGGTGAGCAAAGCGGACATGTAATTATGCATGATTATGCTAAAACAGGTGATGGTTTAGTATCTGCTCTTCAAACACTTGCACTTATACTAGATAAAAAAGAAAAAGCTTCAAAAGCTCTGCGTCCGTTTGAACTTTATCCTCAAAAACTTGAAAATATAAAAATTGCTAAGAAAAAGCCTTTAGAAGATATAGATGGATTAACACCTCTCCTAAAAGAGTTAGACGATAAACATATACGTCATCTAGTGAGATACTCTGGAACTGAAAATAAATTGCGTATTTTGTTAGAGGGTCAAAACTCTAAAGAACTTGACAAAGAGATGGATAAACTTATAGAGTTTTTCAAAAAAGCGCTAAATGGATAA
- the rpsT gene encoding 30S ribosomal protein S20 has protein sequence MANHKSSIKRIRQTIVKAERNRFYRTRLKNIVKAVNSAVEAGNKEEATEAFKVANKQIHRFVSKGVLKKETAARKVSRLNKAVNAI, from the coding sequence ATGGCAAATCATAAGTCATCAATTAAGAGAATTCGTCAAACGATCGTTAAAGCAGAACGTAACCGTTTCTATAGAACTCGTCTTAAAAACATAGTTAAAGCTGTTAACAGTGCTGTTGAAGCTGGAAATAAAGAGGAAGCTACAGAAGCTTTCAAAGTAGCAAACAAACAAATTCATAGATTTGTAAGCAAAGGTGTTCTTAAAAAAGAAACTGCTGCTAGAAAAGTTAGTCGTCTTAACAAAGCCGTTAACGCTATATAA
- the prfA gene encoding peptide chain release factor 1, whose product MLSDKLTPFINRYNELSELLSSPDITSDIKKMTELSKEQSSLLPIVEKAKEYKSILEEIAEAKEMLGDAEMAEMAKEELKELEPKLPEIEEEIKLLMLPKDPNDDRNIIVELRAGTGGDEAALFVGDLFEAYTRYADVRGWKIELISTSPSEAGGFKEVTALIKGEQVYSRLKYEGGTHRVQRVPATESQGRVHTSAITVAVMPEVDDVEVQINENDLKIDVMRSSGCGGQSVNTTDSAVRITHLPTGIVVTNQDQKSQHKNKEKAMKVLKSRLYEIEMQAQQSENAAERAAQVGTGDRSGRIRTYNYPQNRISDHRITLTLYRLNEIMSGGLFDEIIDPLIADTQAKIVEAAGL is encoded by the coding sequence ATGTTATCAGATAAACTCACGCCGTTTATCAACCGCTATAACGAACTTAGCGAATTGCTAAGTTCACCTGACATAACATCTGACATCAAAAAGATGACAGAACTCTCAAAAGAACAATCTTCACTTTTACCGATAGTTGAAAAAGCAAAAGAATATAAATCAATATTAGAAGAAATTGCTGAAGCTAAAGAGATGTTAGGCGATGCAGAAATGGCTGAGATGGCAAAGGAAGAGCTTAAAGAGCTAGAGCCTAAACTACCAGAGATTGAGGAAGAGATAAAACTTCTTATGCTTCCTAAAGACCCAAATGATGATAGAAATATTATTGTTGAACTTCGTGCGGGTACTGGTGGTGATGAAGCTGCTTTATTTGTTGGCGATCTATTTGAAGCTTATACACGTTATGCAGATGTTAGAGGCTGGAAAATAGAGTTGATCTCTACTTCACCTTCAGAAGCTGGTGGCTTTAAAGAGGTAACTGCACTTATTAAAGGTGAACAAGTATACTCTAGACTTAAATATGAAGGTGGTACACACCGTGTTCAACGTGTACCTGCTACTGAGAGCCAAGGTCGTGTACATACTTCAGCTATTACAGTTGCAGTCATGCCGGAAGTTGATGATGTTGAAGTTCAGATCAATGAAAACGATCTAAAAATCGACGTTATGCGTTCATCTGGTTGTGGTGGTCAGTCTGTAAATACAACAGACTCTGCTGTTCGTATTACGCACTTACCAACGGGTATAGTAGTTACAAACCAGGATCAGAAATCTCAACACAAAAATAAAGAAAAGGCTATGAAAGTACTTAAGTCCCGTCTTTATGAGATCGAGATGCAGGCACAACAATCTGAAAATGCAGCTGAGCGTGCAGCTCAAGTTGGTACTGGAGATAGAAGCGGACGTATCCGTACTTACAACTATCCTCAAAACCGTATAAGTGATCATAGAATCACACTGACTCTTTATAGATTAAATGAGATTATGAGTGGCGGTCTTTTTGATGAGATAATCGATCCATTAATAGCAGATACTCAAGCTAAAATTGTTGAAGCAGCTGGACTCTAA
- the dapF gene encoding diaminopimelate epimerase: protein MKCSKYTASGNDFVIFHSDIKEDRTELAKKLCHRQEGIGADGLVVLIPNDDYDFEWQFYNSDGSHADMCGNASRATAHYAYKHGLADKNMTFLTGAGIIKATVESENGKRGVVLSELTPPEIIDSNIKFNSKSYWLINTGVPHIVSFTDNIEEFDIAEARELRHRYNANVNITQVIGGNLRVRTYERGVEDETLACGTGMAACFYRAFKEGKVGDNIEVYPTSGETLYLGYNGKTITFKGEVKNTFNTDWTD, encoded by the coding sequence ATGAAATGCTCAAAATATACTGCCAGTGGAAATGATTTCGTAATCTTTCACTCAGATATAAAAGAAGACAGAACTGAACTGGCAAAAAAACTGTGTCATAGACAAGAGGGAATCGGTGCAGATGGATTAGTGGTACTTATTCCAAATGATGATTATGATTTTGAATGGCAGTTTTATAATTCTGATGGAAGTCATGCAGATATGTGTGGAAATGCTTCTCGTGCTACTGCACACTATGCGTATAAACATGGTTTAGCTGATAAGAACATGACTTTTTTAACTGGTGCCGGTATTATTAAAGCAACAGTAGAGAGTGAAAATGGAAAGAGAGGTGTAGTTTTAAGTGAGTTAACTCCGCCAGAAATAATTGACTCAAATATTAAGTTTAACTCTAAATCGTATTGGCTTATAAACACAGGGGTTCCACATATAGTCAGTTTTACAGATAATATCGAAGAATTTGACATAGCTGAAGCTAGAGAACTTCGCCATAGATATAATGCGAATGTAAACATAACTCAAGTTATTGGTGGAAACTTGAGAGTGCGCACTTATGAGCGTGGTGTTGAAGATGAAACATTAGCTTGTGGTACAGGAATGGCAGCTTGTTTTTACAGAGCTTTCAAAGAGGGAAAAGTTGGTGATAATATAGAGGTTTATCCAACTAGCGGAGAGACTTTGTATCTTGGATACAATGGAAAAACTATTACTTTTAAAGGTGAAGTGAAAAATACTTTTAATACAGACTGGACAGATTAG
- the coaE gene encoding dephospho-CoA kinase (Dephospho-CoA kinase (CoaE) performs the final step in coenzyme A biosynthesis.) gives MPFKYAIALTGGIATGKSTVASLLALNGMRVIDADTISHQILDDSKEWVADTFGEEYINSKKVDRAKLGTLVFSNAEAKKKLEDYLHPKIRQEIAKQSEKQDKFNFPYLIDIPLFFENNSYDIEDSVVVYTPADIQLERFMKRNGYSLDESQKRIASQMPIDEKKAKATWVIDNSKDLKHLQEEVEAFVQKIKEKYL, from the coding sequence ATGCCATTTAAGTACGCTATTGCATTAACAGGAGGGATTGCTACAGGTAAAAGTACGGTCGCATCCCTTTTAGCTTTAAATGGGATGCGTGTAATAGATGCTGATACAATCTCTCATCAAATATTAGATGATTCAAAAGAGTGGGTAGCAGATACATTTGGAGAAGAGTATATTAACTCTAAAAAAGTAGATCGCGCGAAACTTGGAACACTAGTATTTTCTAATGCTGAGGCAAAGAAAAAACTGGAAGATTATCTACATCCTAAAATACGTCAAGAGATTGCTAAGCAGAGTGAGAAACAAGACAAGTTTAATTTTCCTTATTTGATTGATATCCCGCTTTTTTTTGAGAACAACTCTTATGATATAGAGGATTCGGTTGTTGTTTACACACCTGCTGATATTCAGCTAGAGCGCTTTATGAAACGTAACGGATACTCACTTGATGAGAGTCAAAAAAGAATTGCATCTCAAATGCCTATAGACGAAAAAAAGGCAAAAGCTACATGGGTAATAGATAATTCTAAAGATCTAAAACATCTTCAAGAAGAGGTTGAGGCTTTTGTTCAGAAAATTAAGGAGAAATACCTATGA
- a CDS encoding spermidine synthase: MKEFIYNEMMVHVPLCTHKEPKRILIISNDAAGLEKEVEKHTNITLDKIECSLDNVSKLEDSKYDVIISEMEGDSLFISQINRVLSEDGILVIKHPNLDKIEENKSIMQTLGNYFKIIMPYNLGNGETALLCSHTYHPTADLILQRTDMLDGLEYYNCDIHPAAFAMGNNVRKTYLGIIKN, translated from the coding sequence ATGAAAGAATTTATTTACAATGAGATGATGGTGCATGTACCGCTATGTACCCATAAAGAACCAAAACGAATTTTAATTATCAGTAATGATGCAGCGGGTCTTGAAAAAGAAGTAGAAAAACATACAAATATTACACTAGATAAGATCGAGTGTTCACTTGATAATGTTAGCAAACTTGAGGACTCTAAGTATGATGTAATTATCTCTGAAATGGAAGGTGATTCACTGTTTATATCTCAAATAAACCGTGTTCTTAGTGAAGATGGTATTTTAGTAATTAAGCATCCAAATCTTGACAAAATAGAAGAAAATAAGTCTATTATGCAAACACTGGGAAATTATTTTAAAATCATTATGCCGTATAATTTAGGTAATGGTGAGACTGCACTTTTATGTTCACACACTTATCATCCTACCGCTGATCTAATCTTACAACGTACAGACATGTTGGATGGTTTAGAGTATTATAACTGCGATATTCATCCGGCAGCTTTTGCAATGGGAAATAATGTTCGTAAAACTTACTTAGGTATTATCAAAAACTAA
- a CDS encoding DUF2892 domain-containing protein: MDYNKVRKFCRVFRITIGLLLVGTGIIQLGAFDGAGWFFLGFIPLIAGLTNFCPLCIFSKKCDTPK, encoded by the coding sequence ATGGATTACAACAAAGTCAGAAAATTTTGTAGAGTTTTTCGCATTACTATAGGACTTTTACTTGTTGGAACAGGTATTATTCAATTAGGTGCATTTGATGGTGCTGGTTGGTTCTTTTTAGGGTTTATACCTTTAATTGCTGGTTTAACAAATTTTTGTCCGCTTTGTATTTTTTCTAAAAAATGTGATACACCTAAATAA